GCCTGCACCTTCTTACCTGCGTCCTTCCACATAATTGACGCACCGGCCTCCGGCGAAATCACCGAGTAGATCGCATTCTCGAGCATCAGCACCCGGTCCGCGACCGCCAGCGCCAGCGCACCGCCCGAGCCGCCCTCGCCCGTGATGGTGGCAATCGTCGGCACCCGCAGGCGCGACATCTCCAGCAGGTTGCGGGCGATGGCCTCGCCCTGGCCGCGCTCCTCGGACGAAATGCCCGGAAAGGCTCCCGCCAGATCGAGAAACGTAAAGATCGGTCGCCCGAACTTCTCCGCGATCTTCATCGCACGCAGCGCCTTGCGATAGCCCTCCGGCTCCGGGCTGCCGAAGCGGCGTGCCACCCGCTCCTTCAGGGTCCGGCCCTTCAGGTTACCGATCACCAGGACAGCCTCGCCGTGGAACCGGGCCATCCCGCAACTCATAGCGGCGTCGTCGCCATAGGCGCGGTCGCCGTGAATCTCGCTGAAGTCGGTGAACAGTGCTTCGATAAAGTCCATCGGATAAGGACGCTGCGGATCGCGTGCCAGTTCAGTACGGACCCAGGCCTCAGGAACCGCCGACTGTTTTTTGCTCAACTCTTGTTCTGCCATAGACCTTCCGATTGTATGCGATCCGAGGCCAACTCAGCGCCGGATCGTTTGGCCTGTAGGAATCTGCACCTGATCCACTATCTCGATACCGAATCCCTGCAAAGCCGGAACGTGCGTCGGCGTGTTCGTCATCAGGCGGATGCGGCGGATGCCGAGGTCCG
This is a stretch of genomic DNA from Granulicella sp. WH15. It encodes these proteins:
- a CDS encoding acetyl-CoA carboxylase carboxyltransferase subunit alpha, whose translation is MAEQELSKKQSAVPEAWVRTELARDPQRPYPMDFIEALFTDFSEIHGDRAYGDDAAMSCGMARFHGEAVLVIGNLKGRTLKERVARRFGSPEPEGYRKALRAMKIAEKFGRPIFTFLDLAGAFPGISSEERGQGEAIARNLLEMSRLRVPTIATITGEGGSGGALALAVADRVLMLENAIYSVISPEAGASIMWKDAGKKVQAAAALKYTSDMAKKLGCVDEVVDEPVGGSQADPAAAIAALDQRLQFHLADLRGASLEAMLAARYQKFRTMAQFYTVA